GGATTAGCAGAAAGCACAGACCCTCCGTTAAAACCAAACCATCCTAACCAAAGGATTAAAACACCTGCCGTTGCTAACGGTATATTATGACCAGGAATAGCCTGAGGTTCTCCATTTTTAAATTTACCAATACGCGGGCCTAATAAGAAAACAGCAACTAATGCTGCCCAACCACCTACAGAATGAACTAAGGTAGAACCTGCGAAATCGTAAAAACCTAATTGATCTAAAAATCCGCCACCCCATTTCCATGAGCCAGCAACTGGGTAAACAAACCCAACGTAGATAATTGTAAAAATCATAAAAGGTCCAATTTTCATACGTTCGGCAACAGCTCCAGAAACAATAGTTGCAGCAGTTGCAGCAAACATACCTTGAAACAAGAAATCTGTCCAATACGTATAACCTTCATTATATGTTAAATCTAAAGCACCTTCCGCAGTTAACGGAGCCTCTAAACCAAAGCCTGCAAAACCAAAAATCCCAGCAGAACCTTCAGCAAAACCAGGGTACATTAAATTAAAACCTACTAAACAGTAAAGAAGTAAGCCGATAGTTATTATAAGAATATTTTTAAATAATATGTTTAATGTGTTTTTTTGTCTTGTTAGCCCAATTTCTAAAAATGCAAAACCAGTATGCATAAAGAAAACTAAGGCCGTACAGATCATCATCCATACATTATTTATTGTAAGTAATTCCATTTTGTTAGTTTAATTGTGTTATTATTTTAATGTGTCACTCCCTTTTTCTCCAGTTCTAATTCTGTAACACTCTTGTACATCGGATACAAATATTTTACCATCACCAACTTCTCCTGTTCCAGCAGAGTTAATAATTGTTTTTACGGTAACATCGGCAAAATCATCATTTACAACTATAGAAAGATATCTACGCTGTATATCACTAGTACTATAACTAACACCACGATAAACATGCCCCTCTTTTTCGTTTCCAAGACCAGTTACGTCCCAGTAAGAGAAAAATATTACACCAATATCATGCAAAGCTTCTTTCACTACACGATATTTGGATTTCCGAATAATGGCTTCAATTTTTTTCATAATTTCATTTCTTAGATATGTTTAGTTTGTTAAGGTAAAAATTATTTGAATTCTATAAAAACAGAAGTTCAAAAGGTTTTTTTGAATTATCATAAACGCTTAAAAAGATGCCTTTTTGGGGCATCTTTTTAAAAATTTATAGTAAATAATAGTTTTTATTCTTCGTCAATTTCTCTTTGTCTCTTACCATGGTAAGCGATAGATCCATGCTCTGTCCAGTCAAGACCAGCAATTTCTTCTTTTTCTGTAACTCTTAATCCAATAGTTTTCTTCATAATAAATAAGAAAACAAAAGATAAAAC
The window above is part of the Algibacter sp. L3A6 genome. Proteins encoded here:
- a CDS encoding ammonium transporter, which codes for MELLTINNVWMMICTALVFFMHTGFAFLEIGLTRQKNTLNILFKNILIITIGLLLYCLVGFNLMYPGFAEGSAGIFGFAGFGLEAPLTAEGALDLTYNEGYTYWTDFLFQGMFAATAATIVSGAVAERMKIGPFMIFTIIYVGFVYPVAGSWKWGGGFLDQLGFYDFAGSTLVHSVGGWAALVAVFLLGPRIGKFKNGEPQAIPGHNIPLATAGVLILWLGWFGFNGGSVLSANPELTSLTLVTTCLAAAAGGVVAALFTFIKYKNLDLTMFLNGILGGLVGITAGADVMSPTSAIIIGAVAGILIVLAVSCVDALKLDDPVGAIAVHLVCGIWGTLAVGIFSTNPEHNFLAQLIGVACYAGFCLVTSFIIIFTLKKVVGIRVSEREELEGLDAHEHGMEAYPDFRSNDH
- a CDS encoding P-II family nitrogen regulator, translated to MKKIEAIIRKSKYRVVKEALHDIGVIFFSYWDVTGLGNEKEGHVYRGVSYSTSDIQRRYLSIVVNDDFADVTVKTIINSAGTGEVGDGKIFVSDVQECYRIRTGEKGSDTLK